Proteins encoded by one window of Oligoflexia bacterium:
- a CDS encoding sulfatase-like hydrolase/transferase: MVLSRRNRICSAFNRSSRGFHILFRLQKIILTALLCSACGSSIPQGAGSILIISIPGLRADALDCGTSNDSITPHLDIICAESVRFTHAYTPSSLVNPALASVLTGLYPSEHGVHRNDASRYLEGVKSVPQWATELGRETFLVSGGIPVLRKVAINRGFDDFDDSIRTDGSFYRPADKVVKRFLDLLELRSVGGVPFFTLLQMADLSFFDIPSPKSKQLEGREGAYNGKLQEIDEAIGKLRGVFKKMRVWDQLTVIIVGLQGTVKTEHEGLSSGLSLYDEIIRIPLVIKPSRKARDLSPSWKVDTPVTLVDLGVSLYKLLGVTTHKQSAFPVIDILDALEGKPLFDDDRPLFAESDLPAWRGWGQKLVSMRIGEWVFWPGNEPKLFNTYTDRLQLHNLYAKDYSTQQRLQIIWNKYHDALKIKEIDGVPKLLPYSMGEKLRVARNIFSRTVTIDAKIRDLSELELRRADDWQVLQWQVSILVESRNWPLLNQLLRNKKSHTPKEKTELKNWLTLLDLHFLKSKGNRDTNDSDLNCLFLASSFKNLSLLEIEAYDNQKICRDKETQSWVHAFVGHKLKKKKETTIFFEIAKGITDKRLERINLAKNFWMAGAEWDFNPELPSGPSVFDMFLSLVGNQEFVEFTKRKQAL; the protein is encoded by the coding sequence ATCGTATTATCCCGACGAAACAGAATATGTTCTGCGTTCAATCGGAGTTCAAGAGGCTTCCATATTTTATTCCGTCTGCAGAAAATAATCTTAACTGCGTTATTATGTAGCGCTTGCGGTTCAAGTATACCCCAAGGTGCTGGAAGTATTCTCATCATTAGTATTCCGGGCTTACGCGCAGACGCTCTTGATTGTGGTACATCAAATGATTCAATTACACCTCATCTCGATATTATCTGTGCTGAAAGTGTACGCTTCACTCATGCGTACACGCCTTCATCGCTTGTAAATCCTGCTCTCGCTTCAGTGTTAACGGGTTTGTATCCTTCAGAACATGGAGTGCATCGCAACGATGCGAGTCGTTATCTTGAGGGTGTAAAAAGTGTTCCGCAATGGGCTACAGAATTGGGGAGAGAAACTTTTTTAGTAAGTGGTGGAATTCCTGTTTTAAGAAAAGTTGCAATCAACCGAGGTTTTGATGATTTTGATGACTCTATTCGCACAGACGGAAGCTTTTATCGCCCAGCTGATAAAGTAGTTAAGAGATTTTTAGATCTCTTAGAGTTGAGATCGGTTGGTGGAGTTCCATTTTTCACGCTTCTACAAATGGCTGATCTTTCTTTTTTTGATATTCCTTCTCCAAAATCAAAACAGCTAGAGGGCCGTGAAGGTGCCTATAACGGTAAACTTCAAGAAATCGATGAAGCTATCGGAAAGTTGAGAGGTGTGTTTAAAAAAATGCGCGTGTGGGATCAACTCACTGTCATTATCGTGGGCCTTCAAGGTACGGTCAAAACTGAACACGAAGGTTTATCGAGTGGCTTAAGTCTGTATGATGAAATTATTAGAATTCCATTGGTTATAAAACCAAGTCGTAAAGCTCGTGATTTAAGCCCTTCATGGAAGGTTGACACACCCGTAACACTTGTTGATTTAGGTGTTAGCCTTTATAAATTATTGGGTGTGACAACTCACAAGCAAAGTGCATTTCCTGTTATCGATATACTTGATGCGCTTGAGGGTAAGCCGCTTTTTGATGATGATCGTCCACTATTTGCAGAATCAGATTTGCCAGCTTGGCGTGGGTGGGGGCAAAAACTTGTAAGTATGAGAATTGGCGAGTGGGTTTTTTGGCCGGGTAATGAGCCAAAATTATTTAACACTTATACCGACAGACTCCAGTTGCACAATCTTTACGCAAAAGATTATAGCACTCAACAAAGGCTTCAAATAATTTGGAACAAATATCATGATGCCTTGAAGATCAAAGAGATCGACGGTGTGCCAAAGCTGCTTCCTTATTCAATGGGAGAAAAACTCAGAGTAGCTAGAAATATTTTTTCACGAACTGTTACGATTGATGCAAAAATACGTGATCTGAGTGAATTAGAACTTAGGCGTGCCGATGATTGGCAGGTACTACAGTGGCAAGTAAGCATTTTAGTTGAGAGCCGGAACTGGCCATTACTAAATCAACTTTTGCGTAATAAAAAATCACATACTCCCAAAGAAAAAACAGAGCTCAAAAATTGGTTAACCTTACTTGATCTTCATTTTTTAAAAAGTAAGGGTAATCGCGATACAAATGATTCTGACCTTAACTGTTTATTTCTTGCCTCAAGCTTTAAAAATTTGAGTCTTTTGGAAATTGAAGCCTACGATAATCAAAAAATATGTAGGGATAAAGAAACTCAAAGTTGGGTTCATGCGTTTGTTGGCCATAAATTAAAGAAGAAAAAAGAAACCACGATTTTTTTTGAAATAGCTAAAGGCATTACAGATAAACGCCTTGAGCGAATCAACTTAGCAAAAAATTTCTGGATGGCCGGAGCTGAATGGGATTTCAACCCTGAGTTACCAAGCGGGCCTTCTGTGTTTGATATGTTTTTATCATTAGTTGGTAACCAAGAATTTGTTGAGTTTACTAAGCGAAAACAAGCGCTTTGA